The DNA region CGCAACGTACATCGTCTGGCCGTCGGGGGAGATTTCGAGCGCCGAGGGATGCGTTCCCGGAGCGGTGGCTACGCTGGGTTTCAGCAGGGAGAGTTTGCGTCCAACGACACCGCGCTTGAGATCAAGTTCCACCACCTCGGAGGCGTTCCAGAGGGCGACAAAGGCGCGTGAGCCGTTCGGCGAGACGGCCAGCGCTACGGGATAAGTAGAAGGCACGGCGTCGCTCTCGGACAGATCAAAGCGTTGGAGCGTTGCGCCTGTGGCGGCGTCGATCAGCAGGACATCGTCGGAGAGATTGTCGGCCACCAGCAGCTTCTCCGCGCTGGCGCTGCCTATGACTGCAATCGCTGCCGGAAATGGAACTCCTTTGTCGCCTGGGGCGCCGCCAACCAGCATGGTGCGGCGTGCGCCTGCCAACTGTTGCAGCGGAATTTTGATCATTCGCTCGCGGGAGATCCTGCCATCGCTGAAGCCGTAGATCACAATGCCGTTGCCGGTGTCGTGGATGCGCTTCCCTGTCGGATCGCTGGTCGAACCGATGCTGGCGTAGAGGTGCTTGCCGTCGCGGCTGAAGGCGAGGCCGGAGTAGAGCGTCTGCCCGGCACCCACCATTGTCCAGTCATCGGGAAAATCGGTCACTGTGCCAGTCCGCGTGTCCATCACCGCGAGTGACTGCATGTAGTTGGACTCGTAGGTTCCGTAGCCTGCGTTGACGGTCACGACGTAACGTCCGTCGGGCGAAGCAGCCATCGAAATAGGCAGGCTATTGAGACGCTGCGGACTGCCCGGCACCTGGCCTAGAATCTGTTTGCTGCTCGGCAGATTAATCGTCTGCCCCAAAACGCTTACGGCCCCTGCTGCCATAACAACCACGGTCAGAAATCTACTCATCCGAATCATTCATACACATTACAACTCCTTTGTTCCGGTGGCATTACAAAAGTTTTACAAAGCGCAAAGCCCGAATGCCGGGGCGTTACAAAAGTCTTACAACCGCAGTCCGCCAAGCCTGATAGCGTTGATACAAGCAGTAAAAAGGACAGCTCACACCATGACACCAACGCTTATTACTCCCGAAGAAACGACGACGACCCAGGCCGCCGCCTCTACACGCGTTATCCCCGCCGTCGCCGAAGTCCAGCAGAAGGTGAAGCAGGACCTTCGCATGGGCCGCGAGTATCAGCAGGGACGCATCAACTGGCTCACCACGATCTTCATGGGCCTTTTCCATGTGGGCGCCATCGCCGCACTCTTCTTCTTTAGCTGGAAGAACCTTCTCGCGTTCGTGGTCATGTACTTCTTCGCGATCAATGTCGGCATCGGCATGGCCTATCACCGGCTGCTGACGCACCGCGGCTACAAGACGCCCAAGTGGGTCGAATACTTTCTGACCATGTGCGGAACGCTCGCGCTTGAGGGCGGACCGATCTTCTGGGTGGCCACGCACCGCGTTCACCATCAGAACTCCGACGACGAGGGCGATCCTCACACGCCGCACGATGGCACCTGGTGGGCGCATGCAGGCTGGATTCTTTCGGGCCGGGCCATGCACTCCGAGACCGCGCTGCTCGGCCGTTACGCTCCTGACCTTACGCGCGATCCCGTGCATGTGTGGCTGAGCAAATATCACTGGGTTCCTCTGACCACCTCGGGCGTTCTGCTTGGACTTATCGGCGGCTTCGCTACGCACAGCGTCATGGGCGGCGTAACCATGATTCTTTGGGGAACCTTCCTCCGCGTTACGCTTGGCCTTCATGCAACGTGGCTGGTCAACTCCGCCACGCACCTGTGGGGCAAGCGACGTTTCGAAACCAAGGACGATTCGCGCAATAACTGGTGGGTCGCTCTGCTTACCGGCGGCGAAGGCTGGCACAACAACCACCATGCCCACCCAGTCAGCGCGCGCCATGGCCTGGCGTGGTATGAGTTCGACATCAACTACTACGGCATCTGGCTGCTTTCGAAGATTGGCCTGGCGAAGAAAGTCCAGGTCGCCAAGTTCGATCCACAAAACCCGAAACCGGCTGGCGTCTAAGACGCACGCAAATATACAGCGAAGGCGCAGAACTCAGGTTCTGCGCCTTCGCTTTTTAATGCCTGCCGCTATACTTTCAGCAACGCACATGAACATTACCCGACGCCGCGGAGCAATCGCTTTCTTCATCACGCTGGGCGTTCTGCTCGTGGGGCTTGCTGTTGCGCTGAATATCGGTTGGATCATTCTGAATGATCGTGCGGTCGCGTTTGCTGTGCTCGGCGTGATTCTCTTCAGCCTGCTGATAGCGGGAGTTGTGCTCAACACAGTTTTTCTGGTGCGGGAGATTCGCCGCAACGAGCGTCAGGACTCTTTTCTAAACGCCGTCAGCCACGAACTCAAGACACCGATCGCTTCGATCCGGCTTTATCTGGAGACGCTGCAGCGCCGCCCCATCGACGAAGAGCAGCGGCAGCAGTTTTACAAAATCATGCTCGCGGACTCGGACCGTCTACTGGCCACAGTCGAACAGGTGCTGAAGGCTGGTCAACTGGGCCAGCGACATCGCCAACTGAACCGCACCACCATCGACCTCGAATCGCTTGTGAGCGAATGCATCAACGTGACGCTGCAACGACACCATCTCGCTGCCGAGAGCATTGTTCTTGAGCCGGTGCCGGGGGCGGTGCGGCTGCAGGTGGTCGGCATCCCTGAAGATCTTCGAACGGCCATTATTAATGTGCTCGACAACGCAGTTAAGTATTCGCCGGAGGGAGTGCATATTCGCTGCTCTCTGGCCATCACGCGCTACACATGGGTTACGCTGAAGATCAGCGACAAGGGCATGGGGCTACCCTCGAATGAGTACAAGCGCATCTTCAAACGGTTCTATCGCGTGCCGGGGCGCTCGATGGTCAAGATCAAAGGCACTGGACTAGGGCTATTTCTGGTTCGCAATATTGCGCGGCAGCACGGCGGGGATGTGACTGCATCGAGTGCGGGGGCCGGTCTCGGGACCACCATCACATTTACATTGCCTCTTGCCGGCCCCGAGAGCAGTCTGGATAAATCATGACCGAATCGAAGGCTCCATTGATTGCCGTTATCGAAGATGAAGAGCATCTTGCGCAGGGGCTGCTGTTCAATCTTCAGGCTGAAGGCTATGCAACTCACCATGAGGCGGATGGAGACGCAGCGCTTGCCTACCTTTTGAACACGCAGGACAACATTGCCGCCATCGTGCTGGACTGCATGTTGCCAGGCACGGATGGCTTTGCCATCGTTCACGCTCTGCGCGAAGCGAAGCGATACACACCGGTGCTGATGCTGACGGCGCGTACGCGTCCCGAGGATATTCTCGAAGGGCTTGAAGCGGGCGCGGACGACTATCTTCCCAAGCCATTCGAGTTGAGCATTCTACTGATGCGGCTGAAGTCTCTGTTGCGCCGCGCTGCGTGGCAAAACACCGCCGCTCCGCCTGAAGCGCCGCCTGACGAATATATCTTTGATCACCGCACCATCCGTTTCGATGCGCTTGAACTGGTCGCGCCGAATCGCACGACCCATCTCACGCTGATGGAGGCCGATCTTCTGCGCTATCTGACCGACCGCGAAGGCCAGATTGTGCCGCGCAAGGACATCCTCGAACAGGTGTGGCGCGTTCATGAGGATACCGACACTCGCGCCATCGATAACTTCATCGTCCGCCTGCGGCGCTACATTGAAGACGATCCAGGCAATCCACAGCATCTGCTTACGGTGCGCGGCATCGGCTATCGATTTATCGCGAACCCTTAGTTTTATTGAGAGGCATGCTCCATTTTTGATAGATCATGGAGCATGCCATTTGCGCCTGCAAACCTGAAACGAAGCTGGAGACGGCTGGACGGTGTGGACATGCTCCGCGGCCTCGCCATCTTCTTCGTGCTGATGAACCACGTCAACATGCGATTGCTAGGGGCAAAGGTGCCGTACACCAGGGGGCTTCCACACCAGCTTGTTTTTTCACTGGTCTGGAATGGCCAATTCGGCGTGCAGATGTTTTTTGTGGTCTCCGGTTTTCTCATCACTTCGACGACGCTTCGTCGCTGGGGATCGCTCTCCTCCGTCAGCGTGCGGGACTTCTACCTGCTGCGCTTCGCTCGCATTGCACCGCTGCTACTACTGTTATTGGCGGTCTTGAGCACTCTTCACT from Edaphobacter paludis includes:
- a CDS encoding fatty acid desaturase codes for the protein MTPTLITPEETTTTQAAASTRVIPAVAEVQQKVKQDLRMGREYQQGRINWLTTIFMGLFHVGAIAALFFFSWKNLLAFVVMYFFAINVGIGMAYHRLLTHRGYKTPKWVEYFLTMCGTLALEGGPIFWVATHRVHHQNSDDEGDPHTPHDGTWWAHAGWILSGRAMHSETALLGRYAPDLTRDPVHVWLSKYHWVPLTTSGVLLGLIGGFATHSVMGGVTMILWGTFLRVTLGLHATWLVNSATHLWGKRRFETKDDSRNNWWVALLTGGEGWHNNHHAHPVSARHGLAWYEFDINYYGIWLLSKIGLAKKVQVAKFDPQNPKPAGV
- a CDS encoding ATP-binding protein, producing MNITRRRGAIAFFITLGVLLVGLAVALNIGWIILNDRAVAFAVLGVILFSLLIAGVVLNTVFLVREIRRNERQDSFLNAVSHELKTPIASIRLYLETLQRRPIDEEQRQQFYKIMLADSDRLLATVEQVLKAGQLGQRHRQLNRTTIDLESLVSECINVTLQRHHLAAESIVLEPVPGAVRLQVVGIPEDLRTAIINVLDNAVKYSPEGVHIRCSLAITRYTWVTLKISDKGMGLPSNEYKRIFKRFYRVPGRSMVKIKGTGLGLFLVRNIARQHGGDVTASSAGAGLGTTITFTLPLAGPESSLDKS
- a CDS encoding response regulator transcription factor; translation: MTESKAPLIAVIEDEEHLAQGLLFNLQAEGYATHHEADGDAALAYLLNTQDNIAAIVLDCMLPGTDGFAIVHALREAKRYTPVLMLTARTRPEDILEGLEAGADDYLPKPFELSILLMRLKSLLRRAAWQNTAAPPEAPPDEYIFDHRTIRFDALELVAPNRTTHLTLMEADLLRYLTDREGQIVPRKDILEQVWRVHEDTDTRAIDNFIVRLRRYIEDDPGNPQHLLTVRGIGYRFIANP